One window of the Desulfovibrio intestinalis genome contains the following:
- a CDS encoding metal-dependent hydrolase, which yields MKWITHQATAVAAALALHLPVAGVAAACAGAVLPDVLDQRMAGLAPTKRGRQKLFNAIHRGTTHWFGWWLVLCAAAFALPGPELGPMGRDVLLGLGFGGLSHVILDMLTPSGVPLTPFSRSNKVSLKLCSTGSLGEYCFLVCVVGLVWWFYGADLLKVTRQLAHMKIL from the coding sequence ATGAAATGGATAACCCATCAGGCCACAGCCGTCGCTGCGGCCCTGGCTCTACATTTGCCCGTGGCTGGCGTTGCGGCGGCCTGCGCCGGAGCCGTGCTGCCCGATGTGCTGGACCAGCGCATGGCAGGGCTGGCCCCAACAAAGCGCGGCCGGCAAAAACTGTTTAATGCCATACACAGGGGAACCACCCACTGGTTCGGCTGGTGGCTGGTGCTGTGTGCGGCGGCCTTTGCGCTGCCCGGCCCCGAACTTGGTCCAATGGGGCGTGACGTGCTGCTGGGGCTGGGATTTGGCGGTTTAAGCCATGTGATTCTGGATATGTTAACGCCTTCGGGAGTTCCCCTCACTCCTTTTTCACGCAGCAACAAGGTTTCGCTCAAGCTGTGTTCAACGGGCAGTCTTGGCGAGTATTGCTTTTTGGTTTGCGTTGTGGGGCTTGTGTGGTGGTTTTATGGCGCAGATCTTTTAAAGGTGACGCGCCAGCTGGCTCATATGAAAATCCTGTAG
- the cfa gene encoding cyclopropane fatty acyl phospholipid synthase — MCESDIKEMLASVDVAIDGPRPWDIQVHNNKLYGRVLRFANLGLGEAYMEGWWDCQALDQFFCRVLRGGLEKRFRFTLPVLFEILSYMFRNLQSPERAHMVAVHHYDFGNDVFEAMLDSSMQYSCGFWQGVNTLEEAQQQKLEMICRKLHLQPGMRVLDLGCGWGGLGNYMARHYGVSVTGVTVSKAQVQYAREHSQGLDARWLLQDYRSLTGKYDRIVSVGMFEHVGHKNYAVYMDTVRKLLAQDGLFLLHTIGANEPHHSVDPWIEKYIFRNGILPSISLLGKCEEGRFVMEDWHNFGADYDKTLVCWADNFIRGQKEGKFECSEVQSRMFLYYLLSCAGAFRARDLQLWQIVLSPKGVVGGYIRP; from the coding sequence ATGTGTGAATCAGACATCAAGGAGATGCTTGCTTCGGTTGATGTGGCCATTGACGGCCCCCGCCCCTGGGATATCCAGGTTCACAATAATAAACTGTATGGCCGTGTTCTGCGCTTTGCCAATCTTGGGCTGGGCGAGGCCTATATGGAGGGCTGGTGGGATTGCCAGGCCCTGGATCAGTTCTTCTGCCGGGTTTTGCGAGGAGGACTGGAAAAACGGTTCCGCTTCACCCTGCCTGTTCTGTTTGAAATCCTTTCGTACATGTTTCGTAATCTCCAAAGCCCTGAACGTGCGCACATGGTGGCAGTGCATCATTATGATTTTGGTAATGATGTTTTTGAAGCCATGCTCGATTCGTCCATGCAGTACAGCTGCGGCTTCTGGCAGGGGGTGAACACTCTGGAAGAAGCGCAACAGCAGAAGCTGGAAATGATTTGCCGCAAGCTGCATTTACAGCCCGGCATGCGTGTGCTTGACCTCGGATGCGGTTGGGGCGGGCTCGGAAACTATATGGCCCGCCACTATGGCGTGAGTGTTACTGGCGTTACGGTGTCCAAAGCCCAGGTTCAGTATGCGCGCGAGCATAGCCAGGGCCTGGACGCACGCTGGCTGCTGCAGGATTACAGATCATTGACGGGCAAATATGACCGCATTGTTTCGGTGGGCATGTTTGAGCATGTGGGGCACAAGAACTACGCCGTCTATATGGATACAGTGCGTAAGCTGCTGGCTCAAGACGGCCTTTTCTTGCTGCACACCATCGGGGCCAACGAACCGCACCATAGCGTTGATCCGTGGATAGAAAAGTATATTTTCAGAAATGGTATCCTGCCCAGCATTTCCCTTTTGGGAAAATGTGAGGAAGGGCGCTTTGTGATGGAAGACTGGCACAATTTTGGTGCAGACTATGACAAAACTCTTGTGTGCTGGGCTGATAATTTTATCAGGGGACAAAAAGAAGGTAAGTTTGAGTGCAGTGAAGTGCAGAGCCGTATGTTTCTGTATTATCTGCTGAGTTGTGCGGGAGCATTCCGCGCCCGCGATCTGCAATTATGGCAGATTGTGTTGAGCCCAAAAGGTGTTGTGGGCGGGTATATTCGTCCCTGA